Sequence from the Curtobacterium sp. MCLR17_007 genome:
GTCGACGGACCGCACCGTCGAGGTCGCGAAGGCCCACGGTGTCCGGCACTTCGTCCGGCACACCACGAACATGGGGCTCGCACGGTCGTTCCGGGACGGGGTCGACTACGCGCTGCTGCACGGCGCGGACATCGTCGTCAACACCGACGGCGACAACCAGTACCCCCAGGCGCACATCACCGAACTCGTGCAGCCGATCATCGCCGGCACCGCCGAGATCGTGATCGGCGACCGGCAGACCCGCACGATCGAGCACTTCTCCGGCTTCAAGAAGGTCATGCAGCGCTTCGGGTCCTGGGTGGCCAGCCGTGCGGCCGGTCTCGACCTTCCCGACGCCGCCAGCGGGTTCCGCGCCTACTCGAAGTACTCGCTGATCCGGTTGAACATCGTGACCCGCTTCAGCTACTGCATGGAGACCATCGTGCAGGCGGGCTACAAGCGCCTGGCGATCGCGAGCATCCCGATCACCACGAACGCGAAGACCCGCGAGTCCCGGCTCTTCAAGAACATCTGGCAGCACATGTTCCAGTCGGGCTCCGCCATCGCCCGCGTCTACCTGATGTACCGCCCGATGGCGCTGTTCCTCTGGGTCGCCCTGGTGCTCGGTGGTCTCGGCGCCTGGCCGCTCGTCCGGTACCTGGTGCTCCTGGCCATGCACTCCGGCGGCAACCACCTGCAGTCGATCATCCTGGGGGTGGTGCTGCTCATCACGGCGGTGCTCGCGATCGTGATCGGCGTCGTCGCGGACCTGACCCGCCTGAACCGCACGCTCGCCGAGGAACAGCTCGACCTGCAGAAGCTCGCACGGTACGGGGACTGAGGTGACGACGGACAGCCGTCCCACCCGATCGACCCTGCTCTGGGCGGCCGCCGTGGCCGTGCTCGGCGTCGTGGTCGGCGCGGCGGGGTCGTGGATCCCGGCCGCGTGGGCCGACGAAGCGGCCACGATGAGCGGCGTCCGGCGGTCGATCCCGGAACTCTGGCACATGGCGCACAACGTCGACGGGGTTCACTCTTTCTACTACCTGCTGCTGCACCTGTGGTTCGAGGTCGTGCCGTACAGCCCGTTCTGGCTACGGCTGCCGAGCGCACTCGCCACCGGGCTCGCCGCCGGGCTGGTCGTGCTCCTGGTCCACCGGCTCGCCGGGATCCGCCCGGCCGTCGCCGCGGGCATCGTGTACTGCATCCTGCCGCGCGTGACCTTCTCGGCGATCGAGGGGCGCTCGAACGCCCTCACCGCCGCCGCCGCGGTCGGGCTCACCCTGCTGCTCGTCGTCGCGGTGGCCGCCACGGTGGAGCGACGTCGCAGCGTCTGGCTGTGGTGGGTGCTCTACGCGGTCGTGGCGATCGCGGGCAGCGTGCTCTTCGTCTACGTCGCGCTCATCCTCGTGGCCCACGCCGTCACCCTCGCGCTCTGGCAGCTGCGCCGCCTCGCGCGTCGCCGGTCACCGTCCATGGTGCGGCCGGCGGTGTTCTGGCTCGGCGCCGCGGTGGTCACCGGTGCCGCCCTGCTGCCGTTCGTCCGGACCGTCTCCGGCCAGACCGCGCAGCTGTACTGGATGGGTCCGCTGACCATC
This genomic interval carries:
- a CDS encoding glycosyltransferase family 2 protein — its product is MKLFVQIPCLNEEHTLPAVLETIPTSIPGIDEIEVLVIDDGSTDRTVEVAKAHGVRHFVRHTTNMGLARSFRDGVDYALLHGADIVVNTDGDNQYPQAHITELVQPIIAGTAEIVIGDRQTRTIEHFSGFKKVMQRFGSWVASRAAGLDLPDAASGFRAYSKYSLIRLNIVTRFSYCMETIVQAGYKRLAIASIPITTNAKTRESRLFKNIWQHMFQSGSAIARVYLMYRPMALFLWVALVLGGLGAWPLVRYLVLLAMHSGGNHLQSIILGVVLLITAVLAIVIGVVADLTRLNRTLAEEQLDLQKLARYGD